A genomic window from Salvia hispanica cultivar TCC Black 2014 chromosome 5, UniMelb_Shisp_WGS_1.0, whole genome shotgun sequence includes:
- the LOC125188681 gene encoding uncharacterized protein LOC125188681 isoform X3, protein MVMLLLKCWYYICWCVFCGYFWVHVLSHSLACAEEQALKLDRVSDHGLSILSGANRTHYITRLQKSGSSIEEDDFVSCEDLKGVGSFDINNTCVLNSSLNRSSDIYVVGDGNLEILPHVEIVCPVEGCTISFNLSGTVKVGHNASVVAGTVIFSAANLTVEPNSSLNTSSLGGSPPPQTSGTPVGYDGAGGGHGGRGASCLKTNFSNFWGGDVYAWTTLSQPWAYGSKGGGTSENHKFGGSGGGRVWLEITDTLYMNGSVTAEGGEGGPLGGGGSGGSIIIRAMKLRGFGVISAAGGKGWGGGGGGRISLNCYSKQEDVKITVHGGFSVGCDGNCGAAGTYFDASVLSLRVGNDNLTTETETPLLDFSTSPLWTNVYVENNAKVLVPLLWTRVQVRGQISLYSKSSIIFGLSDYPVSEFELVAEELLISDSIIKVYGALRVSVKMLLMLNSQIQVDGGGNADVATSILEVRNLVVLKDYSVICSNANLALYGQGLLKLTGEGDAIKGQRLSLSLFYNITVGPGSLLQAPLDNDDSTRLVTKSLCESPTCPMDLITPPDDCHVNYTVSFSLQVCRVEDILVSGVVKGSIVHIHRARTVIVDSVGMITASELGCKTGIGKGNYSNGAGGGAGHGGRGGSGFFNGIHSEGGQRYGSADLPCELGSGTEGRNQSDGYVAGGGLIVIGSTQWPLLRLDNYGFISADGQSCHKSTHNSNGTLIGGLGGGSGGTILLFLQAISLVENSSLSAVGGYGGALGGGGGGGGRIHFHWSKIAAGEEYVPLALVNGAINYSGGAGSGAGRYGEKGTITGKKCPKGLYGTFCTECPVGTYKDLEGSDPSLCKTCSLEQLPTRAMFVYVRGGVTQSSCPYKCISDKYRTLKCYTPFEELIYTFGGPWPFAFLLFCVVMVLSLALNSLRIKLIGSGCSYDGANLIVHNDDQRSPYLLSLSEVRGAKAEETQGHVHRMYFMGPNTFREPWHLPYSPPTAIFEIVYEDAFNRFIDKINSVAAYEWWEGSVHSILSVLAYPCAWSWKQWRRRKKIHQLQEFVKSKYDHSCLRSCRSRALYKGMKVGATPDLMVCYIDFFLGGDEKRIDMVSSVQKRFPMGIIFGGDGSYMSPYNLYNDTLLTNLIAQHVPPSVWKRFVDGLNAQLRTVRHGSIRTALAPVINWMTTHANPQLDFHGSKIELGWFQATSSGYYQLGILVLAGGCSLQDLHHSDYMDNCDASSSFRNFTAGAQKSAKHSEESQAYTSSLLLRKKIIKGFNEGIINEATLKSLSYKRDLFFPFSLLLLNTRPVGRQDTVQLLITVMLLADLFVTLLMLFLFYWIALGAFLAVLLILPLSLLSPFPAGLNALFTNGPRRVSLARVYALWNASSISNIVVAFICGLIHYIITIVKSQEETNAWRSRRYVVAFAKHTYVD, encoded by the exons ATGGTCATGCTTCTACTGAAATGTTGGTATTATATCTGCTGGTGTGTATTTTGTGGATACTTTTGGGTACATGTTCTTTCTCACAGCTTGGCGTGTGCTGAAGAACAAGCCCTCAAGCTGGACAGAGTGTCAGATCATGGTCTCTCAATTTTAAGTGGTGCAAACCGAACCCATTATATTACCAGATTACAAAAATCAGGATCTtcaattgaagaagatgattttgtttcttgtgAGGACTTGAAGGGTGTTGGGTCATTTGATATTAATAATACATGTGTTCTCAATTCAAGCCTGAATAGGAGTTCAGACATATATGTAGTTGGTGATGGAAACCTAGAGATACTTCCTCATGTAGAAATTGTTTGTCCAGTTGAAGGTTGTACGATAAGTTTCAATTTATCTGGCACTGTAAAAGTTGGTCACAATGCATCTGTAGTTGCTGGTACTGTGATTTTTTCTGCTGCCAATCTGACCGTGGAGCCTAATTCTTCTCTAAACACATCATCATTGGGTGGGTCACCACCTCCTCAAACGAGTGGAACACCTGTCGGCTATGATGGTGCTGGCGGAGGGCATGGTGGACGTGGTGCATCTTGTTTAAAAACCAACTTCTCGAACTTCTGGGGTGGTGATGTTTATGCATGGACTACCTTGTCTCAGCCATGGGCTTATGGTAGCAAGGGTGGTGGTACATCTGAAAACCACAAGTTTGGGGGGAGTGGTGGTGGACGTGTATGGCTTGAAATAACTGATACTCTCTACATGAATGGATCAGTAACTGCTGAAGGTGGGGAAGGAGGACCACTTGGTGGTGGAGGATCTGGTGGGAGTATCATAATACGAGCTATGAAGCT GAGGGGCTTTGGTGTCATCAGCGCAGCTGGTGGGAAGGGATggggtggaggtggaggtggacGGATATCTCTTAACTGCTACAGCAAGCAAGAAGATGTCAAAATTACAGTGCATG gtggatttagTGTTGGTTGTGATGGGAATTGTGGTGCAGCTGGCACTTACTTCGATGCATCTGTATTGAGTTTACGAGTTGGCAATGACAACTTGACAACAGAAACTGAAACTCCCTTGTTGGATTTTTCTACAAGCCCACTGTGGACAAATGTTTATGTTGAGAACAATGCAAAAGTTTTAGTGCCTCTCCTCTGGACAAGAGTTCAG GTGAGAGGGCAGATAAGCTTGTATAGTAAAAGCAGCattatttttgggttgtctGACTATCCTGTCTCGGAGTTTGAACTTGTTGCAGAAGAACTTCTAATTAGTGATTCCATTATAAAG GTTTATGGAGCTCTTAGAGTATCAGTCAAAATGTTACTCATGTTGAACTCACAAATCCAAGTTGATGGTGGAGGAAATGCTGATGTTGCTACATCCATCCTCGAGGTCAGAAATCTTGTTGTTCTTAAG GACTACTCTGTGATATGTTCGAATGCAAACTTGGCTCTATATGGACAAGGACTTTTAAAACTGACAGGTGAAGGTGATGCAATAAAAGGCCAGAGACTATCATTGTCGCTATTCTATAATATTACT GTTGGACCAGGTTCTTTACTTCAAGCTCCCTTGGATAATGATGATAGTACACGCTT GGTGACAAAATCTCTCTGTGAGAGTCCAACATGTCCTATGGATCTGATAACTCCACCAGATGATTGTCATGTTAATTACACAGTGTCCTTCTCCTTGCAA GTTTGTCGAGTGGAGGATATTCTGGTGAGTGGGGTTGTTAAGGGAAGTATTGTTCACATTCACAGGGCAAGAACTGTTATTGTGGACAGTGTTGGCATGATAACTGCATCAGAGTTAg GTTGTAAGACTGGTATTGGTAAGGGAAATTACTCGAATGGTGCTGGTGGTGGTGCTGGACATGGTGGGAGAGGGGGATCTGGATTTTTCAATGGAATCCACAGTGAAGGCGGTCAGAGATATGGCAGTGCTGATCTTCCTTGTGAATTAGGTAGCGGAACCGAGGGTCGTAATCAATCTGATGGATATGTGGCTGGTGGTGGATTAATAG TTATTGGGTCCACTCAGTGGCCGCTTCTCAGGCTGGATAATTATGGGTTTATCAGTGCTGATGGGCAAAGTTGTCATAAGTCAACCCATAATAGTAATGGCACTCTAATAGGTGGACTTGGTGGAGGTTCTGGTGGAACCATCCTTCTTTTCCTTCAAGCAATTTCACTTGTAGAAAACTCTTCTTTATCAGCTGTCGGAGGCTATGGTGGTGCTTTAGGGGGTgggggtggtggtggtggaagAATCCATTTTCACTGGTCTAAGATAGCAGCTGGAGAGGAATATGTACCGCTTGCATTGGTCAATGGTGCAATCAACTACAG TGGAGGTGCTGGAAGTGGAGCTGGTCGTTATGGGGAGAAGGGCACAATTACTGGAAAGAAGTGCCCTAAAGGCTTGTATGGTACATTCTGTACA GAATGCCCTGTTGGAACATACAAAGATCTTGAAGGATCAGATCCCAGTCTTTGCAAGACTTGTTCTCTTGAACAACTTCCTACTCGTGCTATGTTTGTATATGTAAGAG GGGGGGTAACCCAGTCAAGTTGTccttataaatgcatatcTGACAAATATAGGACACTGAAGTGCTACACACCTTTTGAGGAGCTTATATATACATTTGGGGGACCATGGCCCTTTGCTTTTCTATTGTTCTGTGTTGTCATGGTCCTATCTCTAGCATTGAATTCTCTCAGAATCAAACTTATTGGATCAGGATGCTCTTATGATGGGGCAAACTTGATTGTGCATAATGATGATCAACGTTCTCCTTATCTTCTTTCATTATCTGAG GTTCGTGGTGCCAAGGCAGAAGAAACTCAGGGTCACGTACATAGAATGTATTTTATGGGGCCCAATACATTTAGAGAACCCTGGCATCTTCCTTACTCACCTCCCACTGCAATATTTGAGATTGT GTATGAAGATGCCTTTAACAGATTCATTGACAAGATAAACTCTGTTGCTGCATATGAATGGTGGGAAGGGTCAGTTCATAGCATACTTTCAGTCCTTGCATATCCTTGTGCCTGGTCCTGGAAACAATGGCgtagaagaaaaaagattcATCAGCTTCAGGAGTTTGTTAAGTCAAAATATGACCACTCTTGTCTACGCTCTTGCAGATCTCGTGCTCTATATAAAGGAATGAAG GTCGGAGCAACTCCTGACTTGATGGTTTGTTACATTGACTTTTTCCTTGGTGGTGATGAAAAACGAATAGACATGGTATCCAGTGTGCAGAAAAGATTTCCAATGGGAATTATTTTTGGAGGGGATGGAAGTTATATGTCTCCTTATAATCTGTACAATGATACATTATTGACAAACCTTATTGCTCAG CATGTACCTCCATCTGTCTGGAAGCGCTTTGTTGATGGCTTAAATGCCCAATTGAGAACTGTGAGACATGGATCTATACGGACGGCTCTGGCTCCCGTTATCAATTGGATGACTACTCACGCTAACCCCCAACTTGACTTTCATGGTTCTAAAATCGAGCTGGGGTGGTTCCAAGCTACATCTAGTGGGTATTATCAATTGGGAATTTTAGTACTGGCTGGTGGTTGTTCTCTGCAAGATCTTCATCACTCCGACTATATGGATAACTGTGATGCATCATCGAG TTTTAGGAACTTCACTGCAGGAGCACAAAAGAGTGCCAAGCATTCAGAAGAGAGCCAGGCCTATACAAGTAGTTTGCTCCTCCGTAAAAAGATTATTAAGGGCTTCAATGAGGGTATTATAAATGAAGCTACCTTGAAATCACTAAGCTATAAACGGGACCTTTTCTTCCCATTTTCTCTATTGTTGCTCAACACCCGGCCTGTTGGCAGACAG GATACTGTACAGCTTTTGATTACCGTCATGCTCTTGGCTGACCTTTTTGTCACTCTCCTAATGCTCTTTCTGTTCTACTGGATAGCTCTAGGGGCTTTCCTTGCTGTGCTTTTAATCCTTCCTCTGTCATTGCTCTCGCCCTTTCCAGCAGGCTTGAATGCCTTATTTACTAATGGGCCTAGGAGAGTTTCACTTGCTCGTGTCTATGCCTTGTGGAATGCTAGCTCAATCTCAAATATT GTTGTGGCATTCATCTGTGGCCTGATTCATTACATCATCACTATAGTGAAGTCCCAGGAAGAGACAAATGCTTGGCGTTCAAG ACGATACGTGGTGGCTTTTGCCAAGCATACTTATGTTGATTAA